A genome region from Panthera uncia isolate 11264 chromosome A3 unlocalized genomic scaffold, Puncia_PCG_1.0 HiC_scaffold_11, whole genome shotgun sequence includes the following:
- the ATP6V1B1 gene encoding V-type proton ATPase subunit B, kidney isoform — MATKADGRPGGLPSGGCDLGIAQEHMQAVTRNYITHPRVTYRTVCSVNGPLVVLDQVKFAQYAEIVNFTLPDGTQRSGQVLEVSGTKAIVQVFEGTSGIDAQKTTCEFTGDILRTPVSEDMLGRVFNGSGKPIDKGPVVMAEDFLDINGQPINPHDRIYPEEMIQTGISPIDVMNSIARGQKIPIFSAAGLPHNEIAAQICRQAGLVKKSKAVLDYHDDNFAIVFAAMGVNMETARFFKSDFEQNGTMGNVCLFLNLANDPTIERIITPRLALTTAEFLAYQCEKHVLVLLTDMSSYAEALREVSAAREEVPGRRGFPGYMYTDLATIYERAGRVEGRGGSITQIPILTMPNDDITHPIPDLTGFITEGQIYVDRQLHNRQIYPPINVLPSLSRLMKSAIGEGMTRKDHGDVSNQLYACYAIGKDVQAMKAVVGEEALTSEDLLYLEFLQKFEKNFINQGPYENRSVFESLDLGWKLLRIFPKEMLKRIPQSVLDEFYSRDGAPQDPASDTAL, encoded by the exons ATGGCCACGAAGGCAGACGGTAGGCCTGGGGGGCTCCCCAGCGGTGGCTGTGACCTGGGCATAGCCCAAGAGCACATGCAAGCGGTCACCCGAAACTACATCACCCACCCCCGTGTCA cCTACAGGACAGTGTGCAGCGTCAATGGGCCCTTGGTGGTGCTGGACCAGGTCAAG TTTGCCCAGTACGCTGAGATTGTCAACTTCACCCTCCCTGATGGGACTCAGAGAAGCGGGCAGGTGCTTGAGGTGTCAGGGACCAAGGCAATTGTTCAG GTGTTTGAAGGAACCTCTGGGATCGATGCCCAGAAGACCACCTGCGAATTCACAGGGGACATCCTACGGACTCCAGTGTCAGAGGACATGCTAG gtCGGGTTTTCAATGGCTCCGGTAAGCCCATTGACAAGGGGCCAGTGGTCATGGCAGAGGACTTCCTGGACATCAATG GCCAGCCCATCAACCCCCATGACCGCATCTACCCTGAAGAGATGATTCAGACGGGCATCTCTCCCATCGATGTCATGAATAGCATTGCCCGTGGTCAGAAGATCCCTATCTTCTCAGCAGCCGGGCTCCCCCACAATGAG ATTGCTGCCCAGATCTGCCGCCAGGCTGGGCTGGTGAAGAAGTCCAAGGCTGTGCTGGATTATCACGATGACAACTTTGCCATTGTCTTTGCAGCCATGGGG GTGAACATGGAGACAGCCAGGTTCTTCAAGTCCGACTTCGAGCAGAACGGTACCATGGGGAATGTCTGCCTCTTCCTGAACTTGGCCAACGACCCCAC GATCGAGCGGATCATCACCCCACGCCTGGCACTGACCACTGCTGAATTTCTCGCCTACCAGTGTGAGAAGCACGTGCTGGTCCTACTGACCGACATGAGTTCCTATGCAGAGGCCTTGCGGGAG GTCTCCGCTGCCAGAGAGGAGGTGCCCGGGCGCCGAGGTTTCCCAGGATACATGTACACAGACCTGGCCACCATCTATGAGCGGGCAGGCCGTGTGGAGGGCCGGGGAGGATCCATCACTCAGATCCCCATCCTCACCATGCCCAATGATG ACATCACCCACCCAATCCCAGACCTGACGGGCTTCATCACAGAGGGACAGATCTACGTGGATAGACAGCTTCATAACAGACAG ATCTATCCCCCCATCAATGTGCTCCCTTCCCTGTCGAGGCTAATGAAGTCCGCCATTGGGGAGGGCATGACGAGAAAGGACCATGGAGATGTCTCCAACCAACTG TATGCTTGCTATGCCATCGGGAAGGATGTGCAGGCCATGAAGgcggtggtgggggaggaggcgcTCACTTCCGAGGACCTGCTCTACCTGGAATTCCTGCAGAAGTTCGAGAAGAACTTCATCAACCAGG GTCCCTACGAGAACCGCTCCGTGTTTGAGTCCTTGGACCTGGGCTGGAAGCTGTTGCGCATCTTCCCCAAGGAGATGCTGAAGCGCATCCCGCAGAGCGTGTTGGATGAGTTCTACTCCCGCGACGGGGCGCCGCAGGACCCTGCGTCAGACACAGCGCTCTAG